The Kogia breviceps isolate mKogBre1 chromosome 4, mKogBre1 haplotype 1, whole genome shotgun sequence genome window below encodes:
- the TRIM17 gene encoding LOW QUALITY PROTEIN: E3 ubiquitin-protein ligase TRIM17 (The sequence of the model RefSeq protein was modified relative to this genomic sequence to represent the inferred CDS: deleted 1 base in 1 codon; substituted 4 bases at 4 genomic stop codons), translated as MDAVELARKLQEEATCSICLDYFTDPVMTTCGHNFCQEYIPLTWEKAKGQKRRRKCKGSFPCPECHKLSPQRNLRPNRLLTKVAEMAQKHPSLQSRDLCQVYEELLKLFCEDDQSPICVICRESQEHYAPRVVPIEEAVQEHKLKLENMGYLXEEMMKTEKLQAKEEQTLAEWQKVVKERRERIVVEFEKMRLLQALKEEEEEAVAKLQKSMASLDQQSHSLKMLLLPLEDRNERTLLQMLQDVKDLLGMKNSLSVQYSEATPTMLKTVCRVLGQREVLKSFQEDVVPNPFTAYPYLLLXESRQRRYLSTPMDGTPRGKDWFLAYPCAVGQETFSSGRHYWEVGMNLTGDALWALGVCRDNVNWRGRVPRCPKNGFWVVQPCKGKRXCTCRVCPDTCHADXAPPSQMGIFLEFEAGEVSFYNVNNGSHLHTYSQPAFSGPLQPFFCLGAPISGQMVISPVTLWVK; from the exons ATGGATGCTGTGGAGCTTGCCAGAAAATTGCAGGAGGAGGCCACTTGCTCTATCTGTCTCGACTACTTCACAGACCCCGTGATGACCACCTGCGGTCACAATTTCTGCCAAGAGTACATCCCGCTGACCTGGGAGAAGGCCAAAGGccagaaaaggaggagaaagtgtAAGGGCTCCTTTCCCTGCCCCGAGTGCCACAAGCTATCCCCCCAGAGGAACCTGCGGCCCAACCGTCTGCTGACCAAGGTGGCCGAGATGGCGCAGAAGCACCCCAGCCTACAGAGCAGGGACCTGTGCCAGGTGTACGAGGAGCTGCTCAAACTCTTTTGTGAGGATGACCAGAGTCCCATCTGCGTCATCTGCAGGGAGTCCCAGGAACAC TACGCCCCCAGGGTGGTCCCTATTGAGGAGGCTGTGCAGGAACACAAg TTGAAGTTGGAGAACATGGGATACCTGTGAGAGGAAATGATGAAGACCGAGAAGTTGCAAGCCAAGGAGGAACAGACCTTGGCCGAATGGCAG AAGGTGGTGAAGGAACGGAGGGAGCGCATCGTGGTTGAGTTTGAGAAGATGCGCCTCCTCCAGGCtctgaaggaagaggaggaggaggcagtggCAAAGCTGCAGAAGAGCATGGCCTCGCTGGACCAGCAGAGTCACTCCTTGAAGATGCTGCTACTGCCGCTGGAGGACAGGAATGAGCGCACACTGCTCCAGATGCTGCAA GATGTGAAGGACCTCCTGGGCAT GAAGAACAGCCTGAGTGTGCAGTACTCAGAGGCCACCCCCACCATGCTGAAGACCGTCTGTAGGGtgctggggcagagagaggtgCTCAAGAGTTTCCAAG AGGATGTGGTGCCCAACCCCTTCACGGCATACCCCTACCTCCTCTTATGAGAGAGCCGCCAGAGACGCTACCTGAGCACCCCGATGGATGGCACACCCCGTGGCAAGGACTGGTTCCTAGCATACCCCTGTGCAGTGGGCCAAGAGACCTTCTCCTCAGGGAGGCACTACTGGGAGGTGGGCATGAACCTCACTGGTGATGCACTGTGGGCCCTGGGCGTGTGCAGGGACAATGTGAACTGGAGGGGCAGGGTCCCCAGGTGCCCAAAAAATGGGTTCTGGGTGGTGCAGCCATGCAAGGGAAAGAGGTAATGCACCTGCCGTGTCTGCCCTGACACATGTCATGCTGACTGAGCCCCCCCCAGCCAAATGGGCATCTTCCTGGAGTTTGAGGCCGGAGAGGTGTCCTTCTACAATGTGAACAATGGGTCCCACCTGCATACCTACTCCCAGCCTGCCTTCTCTGGCCCCCTGCAACCCTTCTTCTGCCTTGGGGCCCCCATATCGGGCCAGATGGTCATCTCTCCAGTGACCCTATGGGTGAAGTGA
- the TRIM11 gene encoding E3 ubiquitin-protein ligase TRIM11: MAAPDLSTNLQEEATCAICLDYFTDPVMTDCGHNFCRECIRRCWGQPDGPYACPECRELSPQRNLRPNRPLAKMAEMARRLHPPSPVPQGVCAAHREPLAAFCGDELRLLCAACERSGEHWAHRVRPLQDAADDLKGKLEKSLEHLRKQMEDALLFQAQAEETCSLWQKMVETQRQNVLTEFERLRRLLAEEEQRLLQRLEEEELEVLPPLRESAARLGQQSAQLAELITELEGRCQLPALGLLQDIRDTLCRVQDVKLQPPEVVPMEMRTVCRVPGLVEALRRFRGDMTLDPDTANPELVLSEDRRSVRRGDLRQALPDSPERFDPGPCVLGREPLTSGRHYWEVEVGERASWALGVCRENANRKEKGELFAGNGFWILVFLGSYYNSSERAFAPLRDPPRRVGIFLDYEAGHLSFYSANDGSLLYTFPETPFSGTLRALFSPLSSSPTPMTICRPKGGPGDMLAPQ; encoded by the exons ATGGCCGCCCCGGACCTGTCCACCAACCTCCAAGAGGAGGCCACCTGCGCCATCTGCCTCGACTACTTTACGGATCCGGTGATGACCGACTGCGGCCACAACTTCTGCCGCGAGTGCATCCGGCGCTGCTGGGGCCAGCCCGATGGCCCGTACGCGTGCCCCGAGTGCCGCGAGCTGTCCCCGCAGAGGAACCTGCGACCCAACCGACCGCTCGCCAAGATGGCCGAGATGGCGCGGCGCCTGCACCCTCCGTCGCCCGTCCCACAGGGCGTGTGCGCCGCGCACCGCGAGCCACTGGCCGCCTTCTGCGGCGACGAGCTGCGCCTGCTGTGCGCGGCCTGCGAGCGCTCGGGGGAGCACTGGGCGCACCGAGTGCGTCCGCTGCAGGACGCGGCCGACGATctcaag GGCAAGCTGGAGAAATCCCTGGAGCATCTGCGGAAGCAAATGGAGGATGCACTGCTGTTCCAGGCCCAGGCGGAGGAGACCTGCTCCTTGTGGCAG AAGATGGTGGAGACCCAGCGGCAGAACGTGCTGACGGAGTTTGAGAGGCTGCGCCGTCTGCTTGCGGAGGAGGAGCAGCGGCTGctgcagaggctggaggaggaagagctggAGGTGCTGCCGCCCTTGCGGGAGAGCGCAGCCCGGCTCGGACAGCAGAGCGCCCAGCTGGCCGAGCTCATCACTGAGCTGGAGGGGCGCTGCCAGCTACCAGCACTGGGGCTGTTGCAG GATATCAGGGACACCCTGTGCAG AGTCCAGGACGTGAAGCTGCAGCCTCCTGAGGTGGTGCCCATGGAGATGAGGACGGTGTGCAGGGTCCCAGGGCTGGTGGAGGCCTTGCGGAGGTTCCGAG GGGACATGACCCTGGATCCTGACACCGCCAACCCTGAGCTGGTACTGTCAGAGGACAGGAGGAGCGTGCGGCGGGGGGACCTGCGGCAGGCCCTGCCCGACAGCCCTGAGCGGTTCGATCCCGGGCCTTGTGTGCTGGGCCGGGAGCCCTTGACCTCCGGCCGCCACTACTGGGAGGTAGAGGTCGGGGAGCGGGCCAGCTGGGCCCTGGGCGTCTGCAGAGAGAACGCCAACCGCAAGGAGAAGGGCGAGCTGTTCGCTGGTAACGGGTTCTGGATCCTGGTCTTCCTGGGGAGCTACTACAACTCCTCCGAGCGGGCTTTTGCCCCTCTCCGAGACCCACCCCGGCGCGTGGGTATCTTTCTGGACTACGAGGCTGGACATCTGTCCTTCTACAGTGCCAACGATGGGTCGCTCTTGTATACCTTTCCCGAGACGCCTTTCTCGGGGACCCTGCGGGCCCTCTTCTCACCTCTGTCCAGCAGCCCAACCCCTATGACCATCTGCAGGCCGAAAGGTGGGCCTGGGGACATGCTGGCTCCCCAGTGA